TAGCGCTCTCCCAGGCTGAGCTACGGCCCCATAGCGCCCTGGGCAGGACTTGAACCTGCGACAACATGGTTAACAGCCATGCACTCTACCTGCTGAGTTACCAGAGCACATATAAAGTTTTGCATTTTTGCAGCTAATCAAATATCAAAATTATGTGAATAAATGTTTATAAATCCGTTCACAGCGTTCTCGGCTTTTCAAATTTTCCGAATTTGAAAATCCTTAGAACATTACGCTTTCTTCACTTCATCCGCCCTGCTTTGGCTCGCGCCGCGTTCATTAAAGTATTTCGCGGTCTTTTTCGCGCCGTAAGGCACTTCCGCTGGGCTTGAAAGCAATTCAAGAACAAGCTGGCATATCCGCATACCAGGCGTCAGCTTTATCGGAAGCTTCCCTATATTTGCAAGCTCAAGCGTCAAATGACCTTTGTATCCTGCATCAACAACGCCTGCGGTGCTGTGCACTTGCAAGCCCAATCTGCCAAGCGAGCTTCTGCCCTCAAGCCGGCCAACAAGATCTGTCGGCATCTCGACATGCTCCATAAGCGATGCCAGAACGAATTCTCCTGGATGAAGAACAAACGGCTTTTCGGAAATTATGAGCGTGCTATATTCATATTCCTCGATTTCTGCACCATCCGACTGCCACTCAGATATTTTTGTATCGCTAAATGTCGCAGGATCTATTATGGAATGGTTCGACAGCTTGAATGTGCGGAACCGCGTGCCTAGGCGCAAATCAACAGAGCTTGCGCCCAACTGGAGCGAAAGATCAATCGGCTCGGCTTTGAAGTCGCCCTTTAAAAGGCGCGCCTTTATATCGCGGTCTGAGAGAACCATACCACATTATTCCAAAAGAAGTTTTATAAATTATGGCGCGCGCATATAACTTATGCCAGTCATACGTCTTCCAAAAGAATATTCTTTTGAAAAATTCGGAATAAAAGGCAGAACATTTGACACAAAATCTATAAACAACGCCATCAAGTTCAATATTATCGAAACCGAAAAAGGGCATGAAACGCGAATAAGGGAGAAAGAATGCACATTCCACTACTTCATAATTGAAGGCGCAGGAAATTTTGAAATTGACGGCAACGTAAAAAGTTGCCAAAAAGGCGATTTAGTGATTGTGCGTAAAGGCGCGGCTTTTAAGTACACCGGAAAAATGAAGATGCTGTTGGTTTCGCAGCCCTGGTGGAATCCAGAGCAGGAAGAGATATTGGCAGATTAATTAAAACCATTTCTTCTCTTTCTTCTTTTCCTCTTCCTCTTCTTTCTTCTGCACCTTCCAAACAGGCTTGAGCTTTTCGTCAAGGCCTTTTAGCGATGCTTTTGTATTGCCTACGCCGCAGGTATTTCCAACACCGACAATAAGGATTTTCTTCTTTTTAGTTTCAGTCACAAGCCGCTCAAGAATATTTACAACGCCTTCCTGCGCGTCAAAGACCTCTTTCTTCAAAGGTATTGAAGCTTCATCAGGCGCCATTTTTATCGCAATGCCGTCTGTTGGGATGTCATATTTCACCGCAACTTCTTCAATCTGCGAGCGCTCGACTCCCACACCACCCATCATGACGCCCACGCCTTCTGCAATAGAGCCGGTCTCTTCTCCTTCAAGCTTTCCTGCAGCATCTATTGTAATTATGTAGTCGATTTTCTCTTTCTTATGAAGCGCTTCAACCGCTTTGCCAAGCTTTCCAAGCGCGCTTCCAGGACCTTTTGCCTTAAGAACATATACCGTACGTCCTGCAAAAGTTTCTTTGCTCACAACAACCTCTTTTGCAACTTCATCGCCTTCTTTTGTCTTCAGGCTTGCAACAACCATTGGGCCTATCGCATCGCCAATCGGAATGCCGTCTGCAAATGCCTTTGTGGCTTTTGTATTTGCCTTTGCGACTTTCATAATCATCGGCATAATCATCTGAAGCATCATTGCATATTGCAGATTGTTCGTTTTCCGGATCATTATGACATAATGCCTTATAACTTTGTAAATTTGGTTAACCCCCATAGCGCCAATCATTGCAAATTTCAAGTTTGCTTTTTCAACCGCATCCATTTTAGGGGCAACGCTTTCGACAAAATATGAAAATCTGCGCTCGGACTGGTTCATTATGTGCTCAATCTTATGGACGATTCCATAGGGGTCCAGATCAACCGGTGGTGCGATGAAGAAATCCATAAAATTCTTTACAGCATTTTTCTGCTTTGCGTCCGGCTTGTCGCTGATTTTTTTCAGAACATATTCTTCGGACGCTTTTCGATAGCCTTCAAGCTCTTTTAGATCACCATCAAGCTTGTAGGTCATCTGCCAGATCATAATTCTCGGATAGAGAAAGAAAAAAAGCATCATCAGTATAAACGAAATTATACCGTTATCGCCAGTCAAAAAGTTTGCATATGACATGCAGTTACTTTTTATTTTCAGCTTTATATAGGTTAAACAACATAGTATATTATAATCGTTAATGTCGTAGTAATCACTTAAAGTGAGCAAATATGTCCGACTCAGATTCAGGTCATTCTGAAAGAAAAATCGCTGCATTGCTATTGATTGCAGTTGTTGCGGGTGCAATAGGCATTTATAGTTATGGGCAGGAACATCCGGAAAGCATGGATTCTTTCAGCTCTGTTTTTAAAAGCATAACTTTGCCGACGGGTTTTGCAATTTTCGGAAGCGAAAAATCGGAAGAACTTGTAATTGATGCAGAACTGATATTTGATATGCCTCCAACTGCTGAGGCAGAAATCAAAAGCCCCGCAGAATCCATACTAATTTCATTTGCAAATCCGAACAATACATTTATAATAGAGAACACACCATGGCAATATCCTTCAAAAACAGAAATCATTCTTAAAAACTACACCGGTAAAATAGGTATTTCAGCTCCAACTTCGATAAAAGGTATTGCAAAAGGAGTTACTGTAAATTCGGCAACGATTCCATATTCGGACAAGAGTATCAGCGTATCCGCATCTTCTTTTGCATTTGATTATATTGCTTTCAATAATGTATTGGGATTGAATCTGGAACTTAAAAACATAAGCGGAACCATAAAGGCAAAGAACAGCAAGAACTCCGCAGTATATACGGTTTCAAACAGCATTCTTTCACTTTCCTCTTTTTCGGGCGATATAACATACTATGGAACAAAACTCATTCTTCAAGGCTCCGGAAAAATTGACACCGAGCTGTTAGGGGTAAAAAAGTAACGGATGTTACAGCCATGTTTGAAAATCTTGCACTTACAGACAGTATGATTCTTGTATTCATACTTGCGGCTTTTCTTGTGATAGGATACAAGGTCCTGTCGATATTGAAAAATGTTGCGATAATAGCGTTTCTTGCATACATATTTCCGCTCGTTCTGAACAACATTTTCGGCGCGTCTTTTCAGACCGGCTTTGAAGCGCAACTGCATTACGTCACTATTGCTCTTGGGCTATATCTTGTGTATGAAGTCCTTGAGCTATTTGTCGGAATTGGCAGCATAATTTTTGGAATTTTCGAAATTCTTGCAATGCCAATTGTGTGGATATATGATGCGATAAAGGCGCTTCTTGGCGGGAAGAAGAAAATGAAAGAAATAAAGAAAGAGAAACAAAAAGAGAAGGAGACAAATAATGATGATGAAAATCATACGGTTTCAAAAAATTGAACTGCAAATTTGCAGAATTCTATAATAATTTCACGGTCTGTTTCAAATTCTTTCCTATTGCCCAGATACTGAAACTCTTTTCCATTTTTCAGTTCTTCTACTGTCGCGCATTTTATGTGCTTTTTTGAAACAAGAACTATGTGCGCGTTTCTATACGGATACTCATCTCCGCCAAGGTCTTTGTAGGTAAATTCTCCACTCGCCCTGAATTTCACTTCGACAAAAAAGACATCGTTAGTCTTTTTAGATTGAACTACGAAATCAGGCATTCTTTTGATATTTGTCGCAACATCGCCATGCACTCCTTTGAGCAAAGTCATAACACCGGGAATGCTGTTTTCCATTCCGTATCTGAAAACATTATAATTTAAAGTCAGAAATAGCTCCTCAATAATAGTCTCTGCAATGCGGCCCTTGATGACATTATATCTGTAGTCCAATTCGTTCTCTTTTTTGCTTTCTTTTTTGAAGCAATCAAGACATAATGTATGTGTGCTGTTTTCGAGTTGCTTTCCGCATTTGGAACAAGAAACCATAATAAACAATGTGTTTCGGAGTTAATAAACAAGTGACTTCTTAAACTTTTTCGCGCACTATATATTTTATATCACACGGCAATGGTCTAGGGGTATGACATGAGCTTCCCACAACCGCATAATCGGTGACGTTTTTTGGCTCGAAAGAGACAAAAAAGCTTGGCACGTTAGTGCCATGACTTAGGGCGACCGCGCTTTGGCACGGTCACCTGTTTAGAGTCATCAATTATAGGCTCGGAAATAGCTTATAGCCTGGGTTCGATTCCCGGTTGCCGTATATTTCATTATATTCTCAATTTAAAAATCTTGCGCCCGCACTTATTTCATGGAATTCGGACTTAGCCCAAGAGAAAAAATCCTGCGCGAATTCGGCATAAGCGCGCATGATGTATGGTATGTGGGCGCGATTGACGAGCGGATATATGCAGACGAGATCCTCAAATCAAATGGCGTAACGGTGCAATCGGCAGTGCGTGAAGATGGCGGGATTAAAATCGACCTCGATGTTGCATCTCACAAAAGCAGTGGCTCCTATAACGTAACGCTTTTTCTGGAAAAGCAATTCGAAATAGGCGGAATCGGCTATTATGCCGCAAAAATGGAAGAATCGATGCATAGATGCTTTGAAACCAGTTTCCGGCGCAGGGAGGCAGACCACCACATTCTTGCAGCCAATGAGTATGTTAAAAAGAATCTCCAAAAAATAGGCAAAAAACATGGCTTGGGAAATATCGCATCCCATACTGAGCACAAGCCTATCCCGCCTACGATTGTAGATTATTTTTATACCTGCAAGTATGTCAATGCGAACGACCGCCTGAAAAATACTTATAATTATATAAAACAAAGATATGAGAAGGAAAGAAGGTAAGTGCTATGGATGGCGATAAATTGAACATAACCTGGTCAGACTTTGAAAAAGTCGAGCTGCGCGCCGGCACAATCATAAAGGCAGAAGATTTTCCTGAAGCCAAAATCCTTTCGCAAGCTTCTCTTGCTCTAGGCTTTTCAAGCTTCGCTTGAAAAAGCCGGCATATAAGCTTCTGATTGACTTCGGCGAATTCGGGATAAAAAAATCAAGTCATGAAAATCTTCATGCATAATGTTCAGATTTTCAAGCCTTTGAAAGTTTCGCTCCGCAGTATTAATTAGCGGGGCTTCAACTATTCAAAACGCGCAAATCACAAAGCACTACAAGAAAGATGAACTGGTCGGAAAGCAGGTAATCTGCGTGGTAAATTTCGCGCCGAAGCAAATCGGAAATTTCATATCCGAAGTTCTTACAACAGGATTTCCGGACGAGCGCGGCGATATAGTGCTGGCAGAGACTGAAAGAAAAGTACAGAACGGCGCGAAACTTATGTGAATTTCAAATTTTAACGCCGGTTGCAGAAAGCTCTTTAATCAGTCCAACAAAATCCTTTTTCTCAAAATCAAAGAAGAGTGTCTTGAATCCCATGCGCGCGGGAATCTCAAGATTCTTTTTCGAGTTGTCGATAAAAACACATTCCTCTGGCTTTACTTTCAACGCGTCAAGCGCAACTTTAAATATTCGCTCTTCCTTTTTTGTCGAGCCGACATCTGCCGAAAGAATTATGGCATCGAATTTCTCGCGCAGCCTGAACTCATCAACAATCGCGCCGAAGCGCGCTTTGGTGTTGTCGGTTATGATTCCGACTTTGTAGTTTTTGCGCAATTTTTCCGAAAGCGCAAGCATTTTTTCATTCACCGGCGTATTCCTGAATGCAGAATCAAGCAATGAAATGTCGATTTTTTTGCTGGTGCATTTGCAGAATCCTTCCCAAAAATCAGAATGAGAAATTTTCCCGGTATCAAGGCCGTTGCAATGCCTGAAATAGCACGTAAGGAGTTTCTCAAGTTCTATTCCCGTCTCATTATGCAAATTGAAGCAGACATTATAGGCTCCAAAACCGAAATTAGTAAGCACGCCGTCAAAATCAAAGAAAATGGCTTTTATCATAGATATTTTTGCGCGCCAAAACTTAAATCATTATTACATTCTTACGGCGCTGATCAATCGGTTCTTACGCATCAACAATTTTCCAGAACTTCCTGTAATGCCTGCAGTAGCCTTTCATCTCTTTGCAGCCGTCTTTGTCGCGCACGCGCTTGTGGCTGAAAGCCATGCAGAACGTCCGCGCGCATTTTTTGCCAAGCATTTCACAGTGCATCAGATATCTCCCGATTTATGTTCTGCACCAATTACACCAAAAACATTATATACTTTCATCTACTGCGCGAATATTGCCTTCATCTCTTCATTCATCATCGGCGCCATCCCATCAGCCCATCCGTGCGTCTTGTAGTCAACAGTTATGAATTTCTTCGGCTCCAAAGCATAGCCGAAAGTCTTTTGCGCCATTTCAATCGGGATGACCGTATCGTTTGTCGAGTGAACCATCAAAACAAATCGCTGCGAAATCTTCGCTACATAAGCATCAGGATCTATTGCCTTATAGAAGCGCGCGACATCGCCGTTCTGGAACTGATTATCCAGGGAATCGTATCCTGCAGTGCTTACTCCGACAACAGCCTTTATCCGCGGCTCTATTGCAGCAGCCATTACCGCAAATCTTCCGCCCATGCTCTCGCCGAAAACAATGATGTTTTTAGAATCAACATCATCGCGCTCTGCCAAAAAATCATACGCGCGGAGAACGTCAAAAACCATCTTGTGCGTAACCGGCTCACGGTTATCGATAAATGTCGCGTATTCTTCATCCCTCGAATTGATTCCGCCGCCTGTTTCACCGCTATTGCCGCGCTCATCAAGTGTCAAAGTAACATAACCCCATTCGGCGAATTTTGCCGCCCTGCCGTCTTCGCCTTCTTTTGTTACTTGCGCGCCCGGAAGAAGAATTATTGCAGGTTTACGCGCATCAGTTGTTTTTGGAACGCGGAGAAGCGCATAGATGTTCTCCCCCTTGCTTTTATAAACAATCTTTGAAAGCTCGACTTGGGCAGTATCGTTCAGAATAGTTTTTGTGAATTCAACAGCGCCGCGATTTTGCGGATATGTGAGAAGCCCCTCCTCGGTAATGTCCCACTTGTCGCTTGGTGAAAACGGCGCGATAATCTCGTTAAAATGGCGCACAAAAACAATGAGAAGAAAAATCGCAAGCATCAATCCGACAAACTTTCTGCCCTTCAGATAGCCGTTCATGATTATTTTTCTGCATATATTTATAAATAACCCTTCTAAAATATGTCTATGGCCTTAAAGCAAATCCGCATACATGGAAGGGGCGGCCAGGGCGTTGTAACATGCGCAGAGCTTCTTGCTGCCGCTGCATTCAAGGACGGCAAACAATGCCAGGCATTCCCGTTTTTCGGGGTTGAAAGAAGGGGTGCTCCTGTGGCTGCTTTCTGCAGAATTGATGACAAAGCAATACGCACGCACGAGCAGGTTTATGAGCCGGATTATGTCATGGTTCTTGACGCAAGCCTTCTTGAGAAGGTCAATGTTGCAGAAGGATTGAATGAAAATGGAATCATAGTCATAAACACAACAGAACCTACGGAAAATATAAAGCTGGCGACGTCCGCTAAAATAAAAACAATCGATGCCACAAAAATCGCGCTTGACGCAATCGGAAAGCCTTTTGTCAACGCGCCGATGCTCGGCGCTTTTGTCGCTGCCACAGGGCTTGTAAAGCTTGACTCGCTGATTAAATCTGTTGAAGAAGCGTTTAGCGGGGAAATCGCGCAAAAGAATGTGGTCGCGGTTAAAAAAGCGTATGAGGAAATGAAAAATAAAAAATAATAGTTAAATTGAGTTAAGGCGTCATCTATGAGATTCAAAAATAAAGTTGTTATTATAACGGGTTCTGGCAGAGGCATTGGAAGAGCAACTGCATTACTTTTTGCAAAAGAAGGCGCAAAAGTTGTAGTTGTTGCCGATGTTAATGACAAAGAAGGAGAAGAAACCGTAACGTCCATAAAAAATGCCAAAGAAGATGCGTTTTATGTAAAATGCGATGTTTCAAAAGAAGAACAAGTTAAACAAATGATTGAAAAAACAATAAAAACTTTTGGCAAAATCGACATATTAGTAAATAACGCGGGCATTGTTTTCGATGTGCCGTTTGCAGAAAGAACTGTTGAGCAGTGGAGAAGAACTCTTGACGTAAATCTGATTGGCACCTTTCTTTGCGCCAAATACGTTGCGCCGCATATGAAAAAACAGAATGGCGGCAAGATCGTCAATATATCATCCACTAACGGAATAGATAGCTTTAATCCGGCATCGATGGATTATGATGCGTCAAAAGCAGGAATTATTATACTCACAAGAGATCTTGCAAAAGAACTGGCTCCTACAATACAAGTTAATTCAGTAGCTCCCGGTTGGGTGAATACGGATATGAATAAAGATCTTCCCGAAGATTTTGTTGAAGAAGAGAGTAAAAAAATATATGCGAAACGGTTTGCCACGCCAGAAGAAATTGCAAAAGCAGTTTTAT
Above is a window of Nanoarchaeota archaeon DNA encoding:
- a CDS encoding dCTP deaminase codes for the protein MVLSDRDIKARLLKGDFKAEPIDLSLQLGASSVDLRLGTRFRTFKLSNHSIIDPATFSDTKISEWQSDGAEIEEYEYSTLIISEKPFVLHPGEFVLASLMEHVEMPTDLVGRLEGRSSLGRLGLQVHSTAGVVDAGYKGHLTLELANIGKLPIKLTPGMRICQLVLELLSSPAEVPYGAKKTAKYFNERGASQSRADEVKKA
- a CDS encoding DUF1512 domain-containing protein, yielding MSYANFLTGDNGIISFILMMLFFFLYPRIMIWQMTYKLDGDLKELEGYRKASEEYVLKKISDKPDAKQKNAVKNFMDFFIAPPVDLDPYGIVHKIEHIMNQSERRFSYFVESVAPKMDAVEKANLKFAMIGAMGVNQIYKVIRHYVIMIRKTNNLQYAMMLQMIMPMIMKVAKANTKATKAFADGIPIGDAIGPMVVASLKTKEGDEVAKEVVVSKETFAGRTVYVLKAKGPGSALGKLGKAVEALHKKEKIDYIITIDAAGKLEGEETGSIAEGVGVMMGGVGVERSQIEEVAVKYDIPTDGIAIKMAPDEASIPLKKEVFDAQEGVVNILERLVTETKKKKILIVGVGNTCGVGNTKASLKGLDEKLKPVWKVQKKEEEEEKKKEKKWF
- a CDS encoding HAD family phosphatase, which codes for MIKAIFFDFDGVLTNFGFGAYNVCFNLHNETGIELEKLLTCYFRHCNGLDTGKISHSDFWEGFCKCTSKKIDISLLDSAFRNTPVNEKMLALSEKLRKNYKVGIITDNTKARFGAIVDEFRLREKFDAIILSADVGSTKKEERIFKVALDALKVKPEECVFIDNSKKNLEIPARMGFKTLFFDFEKKDFVGLIKELSATGVKI
- a CDS encoding alpha/beta fold hydrolase, translating into MNGYLKGRKFVGLMLAIFLLIVFVRHFNEIIAPFSPSDKWDITEEGLLTYPQNRGAVEFTKTILNDTAQVELSKIVYKSKGENIYALLRVPKTTDARKPAIILLPGAQVTKEGEDGRAAKFAEWGYVTLTLDERGNSGETGGGINSRDEEYATFIDNREPVTHKMVFDVLRAYDFLAERDDVDSKNIIVFGESMGGRFAVMAAAIEPRIKAVVGVSTAGYDSLDNQFQNGDVARFYKAIDPDAYVAKISQRFVLMVHSTNDTVIPIEMAQKTFGYALEPKKFITVDYKTHGWADGMAPMMNEEMKAIFAQ
- a CDS encoding pyruvate ferredoxin oxidoreductase subunit gamma, which gives rise to MALKQIRIHGRGGQGVVTCAELLAAAAFKDGKQCQAFPFFGVERRGAPVAAFCRIDDKAIRTHEQVYEPDYVMVLDASLLEKVNVAEGLNENGIIVINTTEPTENIKLATSAKIKTIDATKIALDAIGKPFVNAPMLGAFVAATGLVKLDSLIKSVEEAFSGEIAQKNVVAVKKAYEEMKNKK
- a CDS encoding glucose 1-dehydrogenase gives rise to the protein MRFKNKVVIITGSGRGIGRATALLFAKEGAKVVVVADVNDKEGEETVTSIKNAKEDAFYVKCDVSKEEQVKQMIEKTIKTFGKIDILVNNAGIVFDVPFAERTVEQWRRTLDVNLIGTFLCAKYVAPHMKKQNGGKIVNISSTNGIDSFNPASMDYDASKAGIIILTRDLAKELAPTIQVNSVAPGWVNTDMNKDLPEDFVEEESKKIYAKRFATPEEIAKAVLFLASDDASYITGVTLKVDGGYG